In one Limosilactobacillus oris genomic region, the following are encoded:
- a CDS encoding tRNA1(Val) (adenine(37)-N6)-methyltransferase encodes MKNQANLLKDDERIDQLYSNDVRLIQSPSCFAFSLDAVLLADFVRPNQRQRLRTVDLCAGNAAIGLFLHDKLGGQFTEVELQPRIADMARRSIELNGLAERYQVLNLDIADVFSVIPKDSADVVLCNPPYFPVTAKSQKNPNQYLAIARHELKTNLVTVARQMSGLLKMNGHGYLVHRPDRLTEILTVLQQNRLVPKRLRLIYPKPGREANMVLIEVIKDGKAGGLKVVPPLTVNDAAGNYQSEVRKLLYGEE; translated from the coding sequence ATGAAAAACCAGGCTAACCTATTGAAAGACGATGAGCGAATCGATCAGCTATACAGTAATGATGTGCGGTTAATTCAGAGCCCGAGCTGCTTTGCCTTTTCACTGGACGCGGTCCTGCTCGCTGACTTTGTTCGCCCCAACCAACGGCAACGGCTGCGGACGGTTGACCTCTGTGCCGGCAACGCAGCAATTGGCTTGTTTTTACATGATAAGTTGGGCGGGCAGTTTACCGAAGTGGAACTGCAACCGCGGATTGCGGATATGGCTCGCCGGAGCATCGAATTAAACGGCCTGGCGGAGCGGTACCAGGTTCTCAACCTGGATATTGCGGATGTTTTTTCTGTAATTCCGAAGGACTCCGCCGATGTGGTGCTGTGTAACCCGCCGTATTTTCCGGTGACCGCAAAGAGCCAGAAGAATCCCAACCAGTACTTGGCAATTGCCCGACACGAACTTAAAACCAACTTGGTGACCGTTGCCCGGCAGATGAGCGGCCTGCTAAAAATGAACGGCCACGGTTACCTGGTTCACCGGCCGGACCGGCTAACGGAAATTTTAACGGTCCTCCAGCAAAACCGGCTGGTGCCGAAACGTCTCCGTTTAATTTATCCTAAGCCAGGGCGGGAGGCTAACATGGTGCTGATTGAAGTTATTAAGGACGGCAAGGCTGGGGGCTTGAAGGTTGTCCCACCATTGACGGTCAACGATGCGGCAGGAAATTACCAGTCGGAAGTGAGGAAGCTGTTGTATGGAGAAGAGTAA
- the rseP gene encoding RIP metalloprotease RseP produces the protein MIVTIITFILVFGILVLVHEYGHYYFAKRAGILVREFSIGMGPKIWWTRKNGTTYTVRLLPVGGYVRLAGSDDEDEDELRPGTPLTLQLNQDDQVVTINASSKATLFQGIPMQLVASDLVDGLWVKGYVNGDESELKTYPVNHDAMVVEHNGTVVQIAPRDVQFRSASLPARMMTNFAGPMNNFILSLLVFIILGFTLTGVPTNSNQIGKVNAGSVAAKAGLVAGDRITKVNSTKVANWAELATNLSSKPNQQVKLTYTHKGETKTTTVRPQAVKQGKETVGQIGILEQQEKGIRARLMFGWQQFIQAGTLIFAVLGHMFTHGFSLNDLGGPVAIYAGTSQATALGVNGVLNFLALLSINLGIVNLLPIPALDGGKLLLNIIEAVIRRPIPEKAEGIVTMLGFMILLVLMILVTWNDIQRYFIR, from the coding sequence GTGATAGTCACAATTATTACCTTTATTCTAGTATTTGGGATTCTGGTCCTGGTACACGAATATGGACACTACTATTTTGCTAAGCGTGCGGGGATCCTAGTACGGGAGTTTTCTATCGGGATGGGGCCGAAGATTTGGTGGACCCGCAAGAATGGAACAACGTATACCGTGCGGCTATTACCCGTGGGTGGCTATGTCCGCCTAGCCGGCAGTGATGACGAAGACGAGGATGAATTGCGGCCGGGGACCCCGTTAACCCTGCAGTTAAACCAGGACGATCAGGTAGTTACGATTAACGCTAGCTCCAAGGCGACGCTTTTCCAGGGCATCCCGATGCAGCTGGTTGCTAGTGACCTGGTGGATGGGCTCTGGGTGAAGGGCTATGTTAACGGTGATGAAAGTGAACTGAAGACCTACCCGGTGAATCATGATGCGATGGTGGTTGAACATAATGGGACCGTTGTGCAAATCGCACCGCGGGATGTGCAGTTTCGCTCTGCCAGCCTGCCTGCGCGGATGATGACGAATTTTGCGGGGCCGATGAATAACTTTATCTTGTCGTTGCTGGTATTTATTATCCTGGGCTTTACCCTTACGGGGGTACCCACTAACAGCAACCAAATCGGCAAGGTCAATGCAGGCTCTGTTGCGGCGAAGGCCGGGCTAGTCGCGGGGGATCGGATCACTAAAGTTAACAGTACGAAAGTTGCTAACTGGGCCGAACTAGCGACTAACCTTTCTAGCAAACCGAACCAACAGGTAAAGTTGACATACACCCATAAGGGGGAAACAAAGACGACCACCGTGCGTCCGCAGGCAGTTAAGCAGGGGAAAGAAACGGTGGGTCAGATTGGAATCCTCGAACAACAGGAGAAGGGCATTCGGGCCCGGCTCATGTTCGGCTGGCAGCAATTCATTCAGGCCGGCACGCTAATTTTTGCGGTCCTCGGTCACATGTTTACCCATGGTTTTAGCCTGAATGATTTAGGCGGTCCGGTTGCTATTTATGCGGGAACTTCACAGGCAACCGCGCTGGGAGTTAATGGTGTTTTGAACTTCTTGGCGCTCCTGTCGATCAACCTGGGGATCGTTAACCTGCTGCCGATTCCGGCACTAGACGGTGGGAAGCTGCTGTTAAATATTATCGAAGCAGTAATCAGGCGGCCAATTCCGGAAAAGGCTGAAGGAATTGTGACGATGCTTGGTTTTATGATACTATTAGTATTGATGATTTTAGTTACTTGGAACGATATCCAACGGTATTTCATTCGGTAG
- a CDS encoding isoprenyl transferase: MEEKRLFAKKDPVSENMAIDMERIPHHIAIIMDGNGRWAQKRHLPRVAGHKQGMQTVKTITIAASNLGVKVLTLYAFSTENWKRPSSEVNYLMQLPIRFFSTFVPDLVKNNVRVMVMGDIQRLPAKTQQAVNDAVADTANCDGMVLNFALNYGSRDEITRAVQEVAAAVQAGTISPEAIDEELVSQHLMTAPLGEFADPDLLIRTSGEERISNFLLWQLAYSELEFVPEHWPDFDAESLKRAIIEFQGRHRRFGGLKNE; the protein is encoded by the coding sequence ATGGAGGAAAAAAGATTGTTCGCAAAAAAGGATCCCGTTAGTGAAAACATGGCGATTGATATGGAGCGCATTCCTCACCATATCGCCATCATTATGGACGGCAATGGCCGGTGGGCGCAAAAACGCCACTTGCCACGGGTTGCGGGCCACAAGCAGGGAATGCAGACCGTGAAAACAATTACGATTGCGGCCAGTAATTTGGGGGTGAAGGTGCTCACCCTCTATGCCTTTTCGACCGAAAATTGGAAGCGGCCCTCAAGTGAGGTTAACTACCTCATGCAGTTACCAATCCGCTTCTTCTCGACCTTCGTGCCTGACCTGGTGAAGAATAATGTGCGGGTAATGGTGATGGGAGACATTCAGCGCCTCCCGGCCAAGACGCAGCAAGCGGTTAACGATGCGGTTGCGGATACGGCTAATTGTGACGGAATGGTGTTGAACTTTGCCCTTAATTACGGCAGCCGAGATGAAATTACCCGTGCCGTTCAGGAGGTGGCTGCTGCCGTTCAGGCGGGAACCATTTCCCCAGAGGCAATTGATGAGGAACTGGTTAGTCAGCACTTAATGACGGCACCGCTTGGTGAATTCGCTGACCCGGATTTATTGATTCGGACGAGTGGTGAAGAGCGAATCAGTAATTTTCTTCTTTGGCAACTGGCGTATAGTGAATTAGAATTCGTCCCCGAACACTGGCCGGACTTTGACGCGGAGTCGTTAAAGCGGGCAATTATAGAATTTCAGGGACGCCACCGGCGGTTCGGTGGTTTAAAAAATGAATAG
- a CDS encoding proline--tRNA ligase, producing MKQSKLLIPTKKENPSDAEALSHIMMERAGYIYQISAGVWAYLPLAYRVIRKIHQIMHEEMEKAGAFQMETPSMLPADLWKQTGRYEAYGDTLYKFKDHNDREYILGPTDEEAMTEILRDSVKSYKKLPLVVYQITDKFRNEPRPRYGVLRGKEFSMLDAYSFAADEEGLDEAYQAQAQAYRNIFDRAGLSYKVILADSGTIGGDNSQEFSAPAEIGEDVIVYTDGGYAANLEKATSKFDAVQQTAEPKELEKKATPGAHTVDEACASLGVDQGQMIKSMLYMAKMGEDDYQPVMVLMRGNDEVNETKVENALDCDELELASEEDAVKYLGAHPGSLGPVGVGEDVKILADNYVKVLVNMACGANDDGHHYVNANIDRDFRVDEFSDFRNVQEGEIAPDGYPIKFTNGIEIGHIFKLGTGYSKKLGAQVLDKNGRLVDMIMGCYGIGVTRMLSAVAEQNADENGLVWPDSIAPFDVHVIPVNAKKDEQMTMANELEQQLTAAGYEVLVDDRKERAGVKFADSDLIGIPLRVTIGKKAADGIVEVKIRKTGETLEVKQEELVNTVGILLKQLDKQTSND from the coding sequence ATGAAGCAGTCAAAATTGTTGATTCCTACTAAAAAGGAAAATCCAAGTGATGCGGAAGCGCTCAGTCACATTATGATGGAACGGGCCGGCTACATTTACCAAATTTCGGCCGGTGTTTGGGCCTACCTGCCACTGGCTTACCGGGTCATCCGGAAAATCCACCAGATCATGCACGAAGAGATGGAAAAGGCGGGGGCCTTTCAGATGGAAACACCGTCAATGCTGCCGGCTGACCTTTGGAAGCAGACCGGGCGGTATGAGGCTTATGGTGATACCCTCTACAAGTTTAAGGACCACAACGACCGAGAATATATTTTAGGACCAACCGATGAGGAAGCAATGACTGAAATCCTCCGCGATAGTGTTAAGTCCTATAAGAAGTTGCCGCTGGTCGTTTACCAAATTACCGATAAGTTTCGGAACGAACCGCGGCCACGGTATGGGGTCCTCCGGGGCAAAGAGTTCTCCATGCTGGATGCTTACTCCTTTGCCGCCGACGAAGAGGGACTAGACGAGGCCTACCAGGCGCAAGCTCAAGCCTACCGTAATATTTTTGACCGGGCCGGGCTAAGTTACAAGGTAATCTTAGCTGATTCCGGGACAATCGGTGGGGACAACTCGCAGGAGTTCTCCGCACCGGCTGAAATTGGTGAGGACGTGATTGTCTACACCGATGGCGGCTATGCGGCGAACCTGGAAAAGGCAACATCCAAGTTTGATGCTGTCCAGCAGACGGCTGAACCAAAGGAACTGGAAAAGAAAGCCACGCCGGGTGCCCACACCGTCGACGAAGCCTGTGCAAGCCTGGGGGTTGACCAGGGACAGATGATTAAGTCAATGCTCTACATGGCTAAGATGGGTGAGGATGATTACCAACCAGTAATGGTCCTGATGCGCGGTAACGACGAGGTTAACGAAACAAAGGTCGAGAATGCCCTTGACTGTGACGAATTGGAACTGGCTTCTGAAGAGGACGCTGTTAAGTACCTCGGTGCCCACCCTGGGTCCCTGGGGCCTGTCGGGGTCGGCGAAGACGTCAAGATTTTAGCTGACAACTACGTTAAGGTGCTAGTCAACATGGCCTGTGGCGCCAATGATGATGGTCACCACTACGTTAATGCCAACATTGACCGCGATTTCCGGGTAGACGAGTTCAGTGACTTCCGTAACGTTCAGGAAGGCGAAATTGCTCCAGACGGCTACCCAATCAAGTTCACCAACGGAATTGAAATTGGTCATATCTTTAAGCTGGGGACTGGCTATTCCAAGAAGCTCGGCGCGCAGGTGCTGGATAAAAACGGCCGCCTCGTGGACATGATTATGGGCTGTTATGGAATCGGGGTTACCCGGATGCTTTCTGCGGTGGCCGAACAAAATGCCGACGAAAACGGGTTGGTATGGCCAGACAGCATTGCACCGTTTGATGTTCACGTCATTCCGGTAAATGCAAAGAAGGATGAGCAGATGACCATGGCAAACGAGTTGGAGCAGCAACTGACTGCGGCTGGCTACGAAGTCCTGGTTGATGACCGGAAGGAACGGGCCGGGGTTAAATTTGCTGACTCTGACCTGATTGGGATTCCGCTGCGAGTCACGATTGGTAAGAAGGCCGCTGACGGCATTGTCGAAGTTAAAATCCGTAAGACCGGTGAAACCCTTGAAGTCAAGCAGGAAGAGCTGGTTAATACGGTTGGAATCTTATTGAAGCAGCTAGATAAGCAAACGAGCAACGATTAA
- the rpsB gene encoding 30S ribosomal protein S2, giving the protein MSVVTMKQLLEAGVHFGHQTRRWNPKMEEYIFTERNGIYIIDLQKTVKLIDTAYDYMKNVAADGGVVLFVGTKKQAQDSIEEEATRAGQYYVNHRWLGGTLTNWKTIQSRIARLKELKKMAEDGTFDVLPKKEVAVLTKQREKLERFLGGIEDMPRIPDVLFIVDPHKEQIAVKEAQKLHIPIVAMVDTNTDPDDIDYVIPSNDDAIRAVRLITSKMADAIVEGKQGQDDAQQAEAAADENAEEETVSEDSLKNLKNSVEGK; this is encoded by the coding sequence ATGTCTGTTGTTACTATGAAGCAATTGCTTGAAGCTGGTGTTCACTTCGGTCACCAGACTCGTCGTTGGAACCCAAAGATGGAAGAATACATCTTCACTGAACGTAACGGTATCTACATCATCGACTTACAGAAGACTGTTAAGCTGATTGATACTGCTTACGACTACATGAAGAATGTTGCTGCTGATGGCGGTGTGGTTCTCTTTGTTGGTACCAAGAAGCAAGCTCAAGACTCAATCGAAGAAGAAGCCACTCGTGCTGGTCAATACTACGTTAACCACCGTTGGTTAGGTGGTACCCTGACCAACTGGAAGACAATCCAATCCCGGATTGCTCGTCTGAAGGAATTGAAGAAGATGGCTGAAGACGGGACTTTCGATGTCCTTCCTAAGAAGGAAGTTGCTGTTTTAACTAAGCAACGCGAAAAGTTGGAACGGTTCCTCGGTGGGATCGAAGACATGCCACGGATCCCGGATGTTCTGTTCATCGTTGACCCTCACAAGGAACAAATTGCGGTTAAGGAAGCTCAAAAGCTGCACATTCCAATCGTTGCAATGGTTGACACCAACACCGACCCAGACGACATTGACTACGTTATCCCTTCAAACGATGACGCTATCCGTGCCGTTCGTCTGATCACTTCCAAGATGGCAGATGCAATTGTCGAAGGTAAGCAGGGTCAAGATGATGCTCAACAAGCAGAAGCTGCTGCCGACGAAAACGCCGAAGAAGAAACTGTTAGTGAAGATTCATTGAAGAACCTGAAGAACAGTGTTGAAGGCAAGTAA
- the pyrH gene encoding UMP kinase yields MAEIKYQRVILKLSGEALAGEKGFGINPPVLQDVAKELKAVHDKGVQIAIVVGGGNMWRGVTGEQLGMERAQADYIGMLATIMNALSLQDALESIGVPTRVQTSIEMRQIAEPYIRRKAIRHLEKDRIVIFAGGTGSPYFSTDTTAALRAAEINADAILMGKNGVDGVYSADPNQDSSAVKFDELTHMDLIEKGLHVMDTTASSLSMDNHIPIVVFNLNTAGNIMKVVTGEQVGTTIEGD; encoded by the coding sequence ATGGCAGAGATTAAGTATCAACGAGTTATCCTAAAGCTGAGTGGGGAGGCCCTGGCCGGTGAAAAGGGCTTCGGGATTAACCCGCCGGTTTTACAGGATGTTGCAAAGGAGCTAAAGGCCGTTCATGACAAGGGAGTTCAGATTGCAATCGTTGTCGGTGGCGGTAATATGTGGCGGGGCGTTACTGGCGAACAGCTGGGGATGGAACGCGCCCAGGCCGATTATATCGGGATGCTGGCGACGATTATGAATGCCCTGTCCTTGCAGGATGCCCTGGAATCAATCGGGGTGCCAACCCGGGTTCAAACTTCAATTGAGATGCGGCAGATTGCTGAACCATATATCCGGCGGAAGGCAATCCGCCACCTTGAAAAGGACCGGATTGTGATTTTTGCTGGTGGAACGGGGAGCCCATACTTCTCCACTGATACCACGGCGGCATTGCGGGCTGCGGAAATTAACGCCGACGCAATTTTGATGGGTAAAAACGGGGTCGACGGAGTTTACTCCGCGGATCCCAACCAGGATAGCAGTGCCGTTAAATTTGACGAATTGACCCATATGGACCTGATCGAAAAGGGCCTCCATGTGATGGACACAACTGCCAGTTCATTATCCATGGACAACCACATTCCAATCGTGGTCTTTAATTTGAACACTGCTGGTAACATTATGAAGGTTGTTACTGGCGAGCAAGTCGGAACAACAATTGAGGGGGATTAA
- a CDS encoding DUF896 domain-containing protein, with translation MAESAEQEKLLKRINELAHKNKKEGLTEAETRERERLRREYIKNFREMMRSNIEMMRIYDKEGNEVTPEKVREVQRKKGLRDD, from the coding sequence ATGGCTGAATCCGCAGAACAAGAAAAGTTATTGAAACGGATCAATGAACTGGCTCACAAAAATAAAAAAGAAGGGTTAACCGAGGCGGAAACACGTGAACGTGAGCGTCTTCGCCGGGAATACATTAAAAACTTCCGGGAAATGATGCGTAGTAACATTGAAATGATGCGTATCTATGATAAAGAGGGCAATGAAGTTACTCCGGAAAAAGTCCGGGAAGTTCAACGTAAAAAGGGCCTGCGTGATGATTAA
- a CDS encoding phosphatidate cytidylyltransferase produces the protein MKTRIITAVIALAIFIPLIVYGGWPLTIAALALGIVAISEVLVMKKMFLISFEAIISYLGVALLILPDSWLDFLPSVATRWFGFYVLVVLLLLHTVIRKQRFTFDDAGVLTLAMLYVGMGFHYFVVARAVNFQTLLYGMLIVWLTDSGAYLIGRKIGKNKLAPRISPNKSWEGSVGGTVAATIILAVYLYFFPVGDGFITMIILTLILSIMGQLGDLIESSLKRYYGVKDSGKILPGHGGILDRFDSMLIVMPMLHLAGII, from the coding sequence GTGAAAACGAGAATTATTACTGCAGTAATTGCCCTGGCAATTTTTATTCCACTGATTGTCTACGGCGGCTGGCCACTGACGATTGCTGCACTTGCTTTGGGAATTGTTGCAATTTCTGAAGTATTAGTCATGAAAAAGATGTTTTTGATTTCCTTTGAGGCCATTATCAGTTATCTGGGGGTGGCGCTGCTAATCCTGCCAGACAGTTGGCTGGACTTTCTCCCTAGTGTGGCAACCCGGTGGTTCGGCTTCTATGTCTTAGTGGTCCTCTTACTGCTGCACACTGTAATTCGCAAGCAGCGCTTTACCTTTGACGACGCTGGGGTGTTGACCCTGGCAATGTTATATGTTGGGATGGGCTTCCACTACTTTGTTGTTGCCCGGGCAGTTAACTTCCAGACCCTGTTATACGGAATGCTGATTGTTTGGCTGACTGACAGTGGTGCTTACCTGATTGGCCGTAAAATCGGCAAGAATAAGCTGGCCCCGCGAATCAGCCCTAATAAGAGCTGGGAAGGTTCTGTTGGTGGAACGGTGGCCGCAACAATTATTCTAGCGGTCTACCTCTACTTCTTCCCGGTGGGCGATGGTTTTATCACGATGATTATACTGACCCTGATTCTTTCAATCATGGGCCAGTTAGGAGACCTGATTGAGTCTTCGCTGAAACGCTACTACGGCGTTAAGGATTCGGGTAAGATTCTTCCGGGCCACGGGGGAATCTTGGATCGTTTTGATAGTATGCTGATTGTGATGCCGATGTTGCACTTAGCAGGGATTATTTAA
- a CDS encoding lysophospholipid acyltransferase family protein, translated as MLYTVLVKIVSPFLTLINGRAKIYNRENLPEGNYIIVAPHRTWMDPILIAIAVWPKKFSFMAKKELFKNPLAAKFLRALNAYPVDRKHPGPSAIKQPVKLLRQSDLSTIIFPSGSRYSAKLKGGATLIAKLANVPLVPAVYQGPLSFGKLFTRQPRQIAFGKPIVVDRKTKLDEKYQAQLEAQMQAAFDQLDQQINPDFKYVMPPKPKNDDF; from the coding sequence ATGCTTTACACCGTCTTAGTAAAAATCGTTAGCCCATTTTTAACCCTCATTAACGGGCGGGCTAAAATATACAACCGAGAAAACCTTCCGGAAGGAAATTACATCATCGTCGCCCCACACCGGACCTGGATGGACCCGATCCTCATCGCAATCGCAGTTTGGCCCAAGAAGTTCAGCTTCATGGCCAAAAAAGAGCTCTTTAAGAATCCGCTAGCGGCCAAGTTCCTGCGGGCGCTCAATGCCTATCCGGTAGACCGAAAACACCCGGGCCCATCAGCCATCAAGCAACCGGTCAAGCTGTTGCGTCAGTCGGACCTCTCGACCATCATTTTCCCGAGCGGCTCCCGCTATTCAGCGAAGCTCAAGGGTGGGGCGACCCTGATTGCCAAGTTGGCAAACGTCCCGCTCGTGCCGGCTGTCTACCAGGGACCACTCTCGTTCGGTAAGCTCTTTACCCGGCAACCCCGGCAGATTGCATTTGGTAAGCCAATCGTCGTCGACCGCAAGACCAAGCTGGACGAAAAGTATCAAGCCCAGCTAGAAGCGCAAATGCAAGCCGCGTTCGACCAGCTCGATCAGCAAATCAACCCGGATTTCAAATACGTCATGCCCCCCAAGCCAAAGAACGACGACTTCTAA
- the tsf gene encoding translation elongation factor Ts has protein sequence MAEIKAAQVMQLRKKSGAGIMDAKKALVASDGDMDKAMDYLREKGIAKAAKKSDRVAAEGLAEIAVNGNTAAIVELNSETDFVAASDPFKDLLKKVTELISENKPANVEEALAIKTDNGTLNDDIIATTQKTGEKVSLRRFAVVEKDDGDSFGAYLHQGGQIAALVVLEGADEATAKDVAMHVAAINPEFMTRDDVSQDRLDHERAIFKEETLNEGKPAKIVDKIVEGRLNKFLSQICLADQEFVKDSDKTVAEYVKDNGGKLKSFIRYEVGEGIEKKQDDFAQEVKDQMN, from the coding sequence ATGGCTGAAATCAAAGCTGCTCAAGTTATGCAATTACGTAAGAAGTCCGGTGCCGGCATTATGGATGCTAAGAAGGCCTTAGTTGCCAGCGATGGTGACATGGACAAGGCCATGGATTACCTTCGTGAAAAGGGAATCGCCAAGGCTGCCAAGAAGAGCGACCGGGTTGCTGCCGAAGGGTTAGCAGAAATTGCCGTTAATGGTAATACTGCAGCCATCGTTGAATTGAACTCCGAAACGGACTTCGTTGCGGCTAGTGATCCCTTCAAGGACCTCTTGAAGAAGGTTACTGAATTAATCAGTGAAAACAAGCCAGCTAACGTTGAAGAAGCTCTGGCCATCAAGACTGACAACGGGACTTTGAACGATGACATCATCGCTACTACCCAAAAGACTGGTGAAAAGGTTAGTCTGCGCCGGTTTGCCGTTGTAGAAAAGGATGACGGCGACAGCTTCGGTGCATACCTGCACCAAGGTGGTCAAATTGCTGCCCTGGTTGTTCTGGAAGGTGCTGACGAAGCAACCGCCAAGGACGTTGCAATGCACGTTGCCGCTATTAACCCTGAATTCATGACCCGTGATGACGTTTCCCAAGACCGTTTGGACCACGAACGGGCAATCTTCAAGGAAGAAACGCTCAACGAAGGTAAGCCAGCTAAGATCGTCGACAAGATTGTTGAAGGTCGGTTGAACAAGTTCTTATCCCAAATCTGCCTTGCTGACCAAGAGTTCGTTAAGGATTCCGACAAGACCGTTGCTGAATACGTTAAGGATAACGGCGGGAAGCTGAAGTCCTTCATTCGTTACGAAGTCGGCGAGGGAATCGAAAAGAAGCAAGACGACTTTGCACAAGAAGTTAAGGACCAAATGAACTAA
- a CDS encoding GIY-YIG nuclease family protein has protein sequence MEKSKDYYIYVLYCADDSLYCGFTDNVARRFAAHQEFRGAKYTKVKSRHPLRLVYSERFSSKHDALSAEYHFKHQSRQKKLLYLSHHGVNLASFVRSRKFN, from the coding sequence ATGGAGAAGAGTAAAGATTACTATATCTACGTTCTCTACTGCGCCGATGACAGCCTTTATTGTGGCTTTACCGATAATGTAGCCCGCCGATTTGCTGCCCACCAGGAGTTTCGAGGAGCCAAGTATACGAAGGTCAAATCCCGCCACCCGTTGCGGCTGGTTTATAGCGAGCGCTTTAGTAGCAAGCACGACGCACTCAGTGCAGAATACCACTTCAAACACCAGTCCCGGCAAAAGAAACTGCTTTACCTGTCGCACCACGGGGTCAACCTGGCTTCCTTCGTGCGGTCACGGAAATTTAACTGA
- a CDS encoding YneF family protein: MATTIVWAILALLVGLLVGFFGARKYMENYLRNNPPISEEMLRTMMLQMGQKPSSRKLHQMMQSMKAQAKKANTK; the protein is encoded by the coding sequence GTGGCGACAACAATTGTATGGGCCATTTTAGCCCTATTAGTCGGTCTGCTGGTCGGCTTCTTTGGTGCTCGTAAGTACATGGAAAATTACCTTCGCAACAATCCACCGATTTCTGAGGAAATGCTGCGGACGATGATGCTCCAAATGGGTCAGAAACCATCCAGCCGGAAGTTGCACCAAATGATGCAATCGATGAAGGCCCAGGCTAAAAAAGCTAACACTAAGTAA
- the frr gene encoding ribosome recycling factor — protein MASSKEILNDAKQKMKKSGDALQRSLADIRAGQANASLLNSVKVEYYGAPTPLNQVASITIPEARQLLITPYDESILEEIEKSIYASNLGLTPQNDGSAIRLIIPQLTEDRRKELVKDVKAELEKAKVAIRNVRREAMDDLKKGNKNGDFNDDEFHDLEKQVQNETDAGIKNLEDIAAAKEKELLQ, from the coding sequence ATGGCATCAAGCAAAGAAATCTTAAACGATGCAAAACAGAAGATGAAGAAGTCGGGTGACGCGTTACAGCGGAGCCTGGCGGATATTCGGGCCGGGCAGGCCAATGCCAGCCTACTGAACTCAGTGAAGGTCGAATACTACGGAGCACCGACACCGTTAAACCAAGTGGCGTCGATTACGATTCCGGAAGCACGTCAATTGCTGATTACGCCATATGACGAGAGCATTCTGGAAGAAATTGAAAAATCAATTTACGCTTCGAACCTCGGCTTGACACCGCAGAACGACGGTAGTGCAATTCGGCTGATTATTCCGCAATTGACGGAAGACCGGCGAAAGGAACTGGTCAAGGACGTAAAGGCGGAATTAGAAAAGGCCAAGGTTGCTATCCGCAACGTTCGTCGTGAAGCCATGGATGACCTCAAGAAAGGGAACAAGAACGGCGATTTCAACGATGATGAATTCCATGATCTGGAAAAGCAGGTTCAAAACGAAACCGATGCTGGGATCAAGAATTTGGAAGACATCGCTGCGGCGAAGGAAAAAGAACTATTGCAATAA